The segment CGACGTTCCGGGAGGCGAAATCCGTGGCGGACATGCCTATAAAACAGCTAAAGAGTTTATTATTGCTCTTTCTGGTAGTTTTGATGTGATTGTAGATGATGGTAAAGAAAAAAAAACATTTTCGTTAAACCGCTCTTATTATGGACTTTTTGTTCCCGAAGGAACTTGGCGACATATGGAAAATTTTTCTACTAATGCATTGGCTTTGGTACTTGCTTCTACAAATTTTAATGAAAATGATTATATACGGAATTATGATGAATTTTTATTGTTTAACAAAAATTTAAATGAAATTAAATCAACTAATTCTTTAATATCCAAAAATATTTTAGACATAAACTCAAAATTAAGTTCTGTTTTCGATTGTTCACATATAGAATTAAACATCCATCATCGCGAAAAAGGAAATATTACAGTAGTAGAAAACCATAAAACACTCCCGTTTAATGTGAATCGAGTGTATTATTTATACGATATTCCAGGAGGTGAAGCTCGTGGCGGTCATGCACACAAAAATCTTTATCAATTAGTAGTAGCTGCAAGTGGAAGTTTCGATGTAATATTAGATGATGGTAAAGTAAAACGTACCGTTACTTTAAACAGACCATACCATTGCCTTTATATAGTTCCCGGCATCTGGCGTGAATTGGTTAATTTTTCTTCTGGTTCTATCTGTTTGGTCTTGGCATCCGAAATATATGACGAAAATGATTATTTAAGAGAATACGAACAATTTAAAAAATATAAGTTATGAATCACTTATTAGAAGTAAAAAAAATTATTGAGAGTATTTTAGAAAACAGAGGTAAAAAATTAAGTTGTGAAATTAACAATAATACACATTTAAGAAATGATTTAGGATTTGATTCTCTAGATTTAGCAGAATTAACAGTAAAAATTGAATATATTTTTGGTGTTGACGTTTTTGCTGATGGTATAATTGACACAGTTGAAGAAATTATTAGAAAAATTGAAAAAAAATAATTATGAAATCGCAATCTTGTCAGATGATGAGATAAGATCTGGTCTTAATTTAAAAATAAAAAAATTGAAAATGGAAAACGATATTCTCTTTTTTATTGACATAAAAAATAATATATACATAACTTGGCAAAAATTATTAAATGATATTAATTCTACCAATTCAGTCCAAAATTATATACATTATAACAGTTTTTATGATATTTTTTTACAAGTTATAAAAAGTTATTTATTCAATAATAATGTTATACTAATAAACTCTGAATTAAAAGAATTTGAAAATAAAAGCATTATAGATAAAATTAAAATATCTTCTACAAAAACAAAATTAAGTTTTAATTTTTCTTCAAAAGATGAATTTTTGCATTACATTTCAAATTACAAAAGTAAAGGTAGTATTACATTACTTACATCAGGTTCTACTGGATTACCTAAAATAGTAACACATTATTTTGATTCTTTAAATAGATTTGTTAAGACTGGCAAAAAATATACACATGACATTTGGGGTTTAGCATATCATCCTGCTCATATAGCAGGATTACAGGTATTTTTACAAGCTTTTTTTAATGGTAATTTAATTGTAAGATTATTTGGTTTAGAAATTAGTCAAATTAAAGAATTAATTTTAAAATATAACATCAACAGAATTTCAGCTACTCCCACATTTTATAGATTATTAGTTGACAAGAACTTGTATTTTGAAAATGTAAAAAGTATAACTTCAGGAGGAGAAAAAATAGATAATGAATTAAAAGATTCTTTAAAAAATATTTTCAAAAATGCCAAATTTATTAATGTCTATGCTTCTACAGAAGCAGGTTCATTGTTTGCTTCTGATGATGAATGGTTTTATATACCTGAGCATGTTAAAGATTATGTCAAAATAGTTAATAATCAAATATTTATTCATAAAACATATATAGGTTTTATTGAGAATAATAGTGATAATGAATGGTATTCAACTGGTGATGTAATTGAATGGGAAAATTCTGAAAAAAAGAGGTTTAAAATTGTTGGTAGAATAAATGATATAATAAAAGTCGGTGGATATAAAGTTAATTTACAAGAAATTGAAGAAGCTATTAACCAAATAAAAACTGTAAAAATTTGTAAAGTGTATAATAAAAAAAACTCTGTGTTAGGTAATATAATCTGTTCAGATATAGTAGTTAAAGAAAATTGTTTATTAAATGAAAAAGAAGTAAGAAATTTTCTTAGAGACAAACTTCAAGAATATAAAATTCCTAGATTAATAAGATTTGTTGAAAATATAGAGACTACTTATACTGGAAAATTAACAAGAAAATAAAATTATATGAACGTTTTAGTAACAGGTGTATCAAAAGGATTAGGTCTTAAAATTACAGAATTACTTCTTAAAGAAAATCATTTTGTATATGGCATTAGCAAAACTAAAACAAACATGATTGAAAAATTTAGTAATGAATACAAAAATAATTTTAAATGGATTTGTTATGATCTTTCAAATCCTAAAGATGTGCATTTAATTTTTAAAAATGAGATTGGACTTGAAAACCATTTACACGGATTTGTTAATAATGCAGCTATAGCATACGATGATATTATTACGAATACTAATCTTGAGTATCTAGAAAAAATGTACTTAGTTAATGTTTTAACTCCTATAATGTTAACAAAATATTCTATAAGAAATTTTCTTTTACATCAAATTAATGGTTCTATTGTTCATATTTCTTCTATTAGTGTACATACAGGATATAAAGGTTTAGCGATGTATGCTTCTACAAAAGGGGCATTAGAAGCATTTTCAAAAAATACAGCAAGAGAATGGGGAGAGAAAAAAATAAGAAGTAATTGTATTGTTTCAGGATTCATGGAAACAGAAATGAGTGCCTCATTGACAAAAGAACAAAAAAATAGAATTTATCAGCGTACTTCGCTAAAAAGTCCGGTCGACATTGAATCTGTTGCATATACTGTACTTTTTCTTTTAAGCGATAAAGCCAAATCAATTACTGGGCAAAATATTTATGTCGATAACGGAACAATTTAAATAATAAAAATGAAATATCCTTCTCGTCAAACTGACGAGACAAGTGTTGAACTTAATTTAAAAATAAAAAATAATGAAATTTAACAATCAAAACATTAAAATAGGAAAAAATGTTTCTATTGGAAAAAATGTTAAAATAGGAGATAATACTATTATTTATGATAATGTTATCATAGGAGATAATACTATCATTTCAAATAATTGTGTTTTAGGTGAACCAACTGCCAGCTATTATATAGATGAAAATTATAAAAACGAACAATTAGTTATCGGAAAAAACTCACTTATTAGAAGTCATACTATTATTTATTCCGGATCAATATTAGGCGATTTTTTACAAACAGGACATAGAGTAACAATTAGAGAAAAAACAATAGCTGGGAATCATTGCATGTTTGGATCTTATGTTGATATTCAGGGATATTGTAAAATTGGAAATTATACACGTTTCCATAGTTATGTTAACATTGGACAATATTCTAATATTGGTAATTTTGTTTTTATATACCCTTTTGTAGTTTTAACTAATGACCCAACACCTCCCTCTGATAAACTTATTGGAGTTTTAATTGACAACTTTTCACAAATAACAACTGCTAGTATATTATTACCTGGCACACATATAGGAAAATTTTGCTTAGTTTCTGCAAACTCTGTTGTTAATGGGAAGTTTGAAGACGATTCGTTTATTTCTGGTAATCCTGCAAAATTAATTGGAAAATTAAGTAAAATGCCT is part of the Bacteroidales bacterium genome and harbors:
- a CDS encoding acyl carrier protein; translated protein: MNHLLEVKKIIESILENRGKKLSCEINNNTHLRNDLGFDSLDLAELTVKIEYIFGVDVFADGIIDTVEEIIRKIEKK
- a CDS encoding long-chain fatty acid--CoA ligase, encoding MKKLLEKLKKNNYEIAILSDDEIRSGLNLKIKKLKMENDILFFIDIKNNIYITWQKLLNDINSTNSVQNYIHYNSFYDIFLQVIKSYLFNNNVILINSELKEFENKSIIDKIKISSTKTKLSFNFSSKDEFLHYISNYKSKGSITLLTSGSTGLPKIVTHYFDSLNRFVKTGKKYTHDIWGLAYHPAHIAGLQVFLQAFFNGNLIVRLFGLEISQIKELILKYNINRISATPTFYRLLVDKNLYFENVKSITSGGEKIDNELKDSLKNIFKNAKFINVYASTEAGSLFASDDEWFYIPEHVKDYVKIVNNQIFIHKTYIGFIENNSDNEWYSTGDVIEWENSEKKRFKIVGRINDIIKVGGYKVNLQEIEEAINQIKTVKICKVYNKKNSVLGNIICSDIVVKENCLLNEKEVRNFLRDKLQEYKIPRLIRFVENIETTYTGKLTRK
- a CDS encoding WxcM-like domain-containing protein, with the protein product MCKAYIIQLPKIIDQRGNLTFVETQKHVPFKIERVFWIYDVPGGEIRGGHAYKTAKEFIIALSGSFDVIVDDGKEKKTFSLNRSYYGLFVPEGTWRHMENFSTNALALVLASTNFNENDYIRNYDEFLLFNKNLNEIKSTNSLISKNILDINSKLSSVFDCSHIELNIHHREKGNITVVENHKTLPFNVNRVYYLYDIPGGEARGGHAHKNLYQLVVAASGSFDVILDDGKVKRTVTLNRPYHCLYIVPGIWRELVNFSSGSICLVLASEIYDENDYLREYEQFKKYKL
- a CDS encoding N-acetyltransferase, whose product is MKFNNQNIKIGKNVSIGKNVKIGDNTIIYDNVIIGDNTIISNNCVLGEPTASYYIDENYKNEQLVIGKNSLIRSHTIIYSGSILGDFLQTGHRVTIREKTIAGNHCMFGSYVDIQGYCKIGNYTRFHSYVNIGQYSNIGNFVFIYPFVVLTNDPTPPSDKLIGVLIDNFSQITTASILLPGTHIGKFCLVSANSVVNGKFEDDSFISGNPAKLIGKLSKMPFFNNKGKKHYPWPYNFDRGMPWQGIGYDEWIKNQNL
- a CDS encoding SDR family oxidoreductase → MNVLVTGVSKGLGLKITELLLKENHFVYGISKTKTNMIEKFSNEYKNNFKWICYDLSNPKDVHLIFKNEIGLENHLHGFVNNAAIAYDDIITNTNLEYLEKMYLVNVLTPIMLTKYSIRNFLLHQINGSIVHISSISVHTGYKGLAMYASTKGALEAFSKNTAREWGEKKIRSNCIVSGFMETEMSASLTKEQKNRIYQRTSLKSPVDIESVAYTVLFLLSDKAKSITGQNIYVDNGTI